In a single window of the Chaetodon trifascialis isolate fChaTrf1 chromosome 19, fChaTrf1.hap1, whole genome shotgun sequence genome:
- the mgat2 gene encoding alpha-1,6-mannosyl-glycoprotein 2-beta-N-acetylglucosaminyltransferase: MRFRIYKRKVVILTLVVVICGLAFWSSGRQKKNDSSSFPKEVETARRSSSISSSSSSINNHIQVQATPAVSRAPVPPIIQANDTHQEKAKDKEKIPKPEVDNTTLVYRGIVFQLNFDQTIRNEEKFKAARQKDDLVVVVQVHNRPDYLKLLVDSLRKARGVENVLLIFSHDFWSPEINKVVASVDFCQVLQIFFPFSIQLYPQEFPGHDPRDCPRDIPKKDALKLGCINAEYPDSFGHYREAKFSQTKHHWWWKLHFVWDRVRVLKDHKGLVLLIEEDHFMSPDFIHLLKLMSALKREQCTDCDILSLGSYSHIGYSSKANKVEVKAWKSTEHNMGMALSRETYQKLIQCTDTFCTYDDYNWDWSLQHLTVSCLPSYWKVMVSEAPRIFHAGDCGMHHKKASCMPISQKTKIENILQSSGNQLFPKNLLITKRLPANGAGGVAPHVKNGGWGDIRDHELCKSYVRLQ, from the coding sequence ATGAGATTCCGAATCTACAAGAGGAAGGTGGTGATACTGACTCTGGTGGTTGTCATCTGTGGCCTAGCTTTCTGGAGCAGCGGAAGGCAGAAGAAGAACGACAGCAGCTCGTTCCCCAAGGAAGTGGAGACGgcgaggagaagcagcagcattagcagcagcagcagtagcatcAACAATCATATTCAGGTGCAAGCCACACCTGCAGTTAGCCGGGCACCTGTTCCACCTATTATTCAAGCAAATGACACACACCAGGAAAAAGCAAAGGACAAAGAGAAGATACCCAAGCCAGAGGTAGATAACACCACTTTAGTCTACCGTGGCATTGTCTTCCAGCTCAACTTCGACCAGACAAtaagaaatgaagaaaagttTAAGGCAGCGCGGCAGAAGGACGATCTGGTTGTGGTAGTTCAGGTCCATAACCGACCAGACTACCTTAAGTTATTAGTGGACAGTTTGCGGAAGGCCAGGGGTGTGGAGAACGTTCTGCTGATATTCAGCCATGACTTCTGGTCCCCTGAAATCAATAAAGTGGTGGCCTCTGTTGACTTTTGTCAGGTACTTCAGATTTTCTTCCCCTTCAGCATCCAGCTGTACCCCCAGGAGTTCCCTGGCCACGACCCCAGGGACTGCCCAAGAGACATTCCCAAAAAAGACGCCTTAAAGCTGGGTTGCATCAATGCAGAGTACCCTGACTCGTTCGGCCACTACCGCGAGGCAAAGTTCTCCCAGACCAAGCACCACTGGTGGTGGAAGCTGCACTTTGTATGGGACAGAGTCCGAGTTCTGAAGGACCATAAGGGTCTGGTCCTGCTGATCGAGGAGGACCACTTCATGTCCCCGGACTTTATCCATCTCTTAAAGCTGATGTCTGCTCTCAAAAGGGAGCAGTGCACTGACTGCGACATCCTCTCACTGGGGAGCTACAGCCACATCGGCTACTCCAGCAAAGCAAATAAGGTCGAAGTGAAGGCCTGGAAGTCCACTGAGCACAACATGGGGATGGCTCTGAGCAGAGAGACGTACCAGAAGCTCATCCAATGCACCGACACGTTCTGCACTTACGATGACTACAACTGGGACTGGTCCTTACAACACCTGACTGTGTCCTGCCTGCCCTCCTACTGGAAGGTCATGGTGAGTGAGGCGCCACGGATTTTCCATGCGGGGGACTGTGGCATGCACCATAAGAAGGCTTCCTGTATGCCCATCAGCCAGAAAACTAAGATAGAAAACATCCTACAGAGCAGCGGGAACCAGTTGTTCCCAAAGAACCTCCTGATAACAAAGAGACTGCCAGCCAATGGGGCCGGGGGGGTGGCCCCGCACGTCAAAAACGGGGGCTGGGGAGATATCAGGGACCATGAACTCTGCAAGAGTTATGTTCGATTACAGTGA
- the rps29 gene encoding small ribosomal subunit protein uS14, with protein sequence MGHQQLYWSHPRKFGQGSRSCRVCSNRHGLIRKYGLNMCRQCFRQYAKDIGFVKLD encoded by the exons ATGGGCCATCAACAGCTCTATTGGAGTCACCCCCGAAAATTCGGTCAGGGATCCCGATCCTG CCGGGTATGCTCGAACAGACACGGTCTGATCCGTAAATACGGACTCAACATGTGCCGCCAGTGCTTCAGGCAGTACGCTAAAGACATCGGCTTCGTCAAG CTGGACTAG